Proteins from a genomic interval of Kitasatospora herbaricolor:
- a CDS encoding chorismate mutase: MTDHATTPDAGTPEGIDDAVRAELTSLRESIDNIDAAVVHMLAERFKATQRVGRLKAEHKLPPADPARERDQIKRLRELAAGAHLDPVFAEKFLTFIIAEVIRHHEAIARA; the protein is encoded by the coding sequence ATGACGGACCACGCCACGACCCCCGACGCCGGCACGCCCGAGGGGATCGACGATGCCGTCCGGGCCGAGCTGACCAGCCTGCGGGAGAGCATCGACAACATCGACGCCGCCGTGGTCCACATGCTGGCCGAGCGCTTCAAAGCCACCCAGCGGGTCGGCCGCCTCAAGGCCGAGCACAAGCTCCCGCCGGCCGATCCGGCCAGGGAGCGCGACCAGATCAAGCGCCTGCGCGAACTGGCGGCCGGGGCCCACCTGGACCCGGTCTTCGCCGAGAAGTTCCTCACCTTCATCATCGCCGAGGTCATCCGCCACCACGAGGCCATCGCCCGCGCCTGA
- the lepB gene encoding signal peptidase I — protein MTTELTGPRRADRRRRAAPDGRPRRARRAAGRTGRRRRWPWWAEIPAMVVVGLLVALLIKTCLFQVFTIPSGSMENTLRIGDRVGVNKLSPLFGWEPKPGEPVVFKDPGDWLPAQATSGGNPVTGAVGDVLSFVGLVPPKDDNYLVKRVIATGGQTVQCSGTTLKVDGAPVSEPYLFRGDDSCAGMNFGPVTVPEGYVWVEGDHRSDSADSRYHQQEKGGGAVPVENVVGPVSAVVWPLGHLDWFGWAGH, from the coding sequence ATGACGACCGAGCTGACCGGCCCGCGCCGGGCCGACCGCCGCCGCAGAGCCGCCCCCGACGGCCGCCCGCGCCGGGCGCGCCGCGCCGCCGGCCGGACGGGCCGCCGCCGTCGCTGGCCCTGGTGGGCCGAGATCCCCGCCATGGTGGTGGTCGGGCTGCTCGTCGCGCTGCTGATCAAGACCTGCCTCTTCCAGGTGTTCACCATCCCCTCGGGGTCGATGGAGAACACCCTGCGGATCGGCGACCGGGTCGGGGTCAACAAGCTCTCCCCGCTCTTCGGCTGGGAGCCGAAGCCGGGTGAGCCGGTGGTCTTCAAGGACCCGGGGGACTGGCTGCCCGCCCAGGCCACCAGCGGCGGCAACCCCGTCACCGGAGCGGTGGGCGACGTCCTGTCCTTCGTCGGCCTGGTACCGCCAAAGGACGACAACTACCTGGTCAAGCGGGTGATCGCGACCGGCGGCCAGACCGTGCAGTGCTCCGGTACCACCCTGAAGGTCGACGGCGCGCCGGTCTCCGAGCCGTACCTCTTCCGCGGGGACGACTCCTGCGCGGGGATGAACTTCGGGCCGGTCACCGTCCCCGAGGGCTACGTCTGGGTGGAGGGCGACCACCGCAGCGACTCCGCGGACTCCCGCTACCACCAGCAGGAGAAGGGCGGCGGCGCGGTGCCGGTCGAGAACGTGGTCGGCCCGGTCTCGGCCGTGGTGTGGCCGCTCGGGCACCTGGACTGGTTCGGCTGGGCCGGCCACTGA
- a CDS encoding transglycosylase domain-containing protein, producing MPRTSRSERSAPSSKSPSGRRPRRTGPRRLIPTWRVTVAGLVASLLLGIGGFVLAVSLVQVPDAHAAAVAQSNTWLYQDGSVIARTGQTNRQNVALDKVSPAAQHAALAAEDRDFYHEGAVNVPGLLRAAVKTAKGEGTQGGSTITQQYVKNTYLSQQQSVGRKVKELFIALKVDATETKDDVLAGYLNTSYYGRGAYGIQAGAQAYFGVDAAALDPAQGAYLATLLNAPSAYDVATATATGKQNAMNRWNYVLDGMVKENWLSADERAAVTFPEVKEPQAAPGLSGQAGYLVNAATDYLVSHQILSEAALAKGGYTVRLSIDPAREQDLSNAVQSQLTANLKPESRPKDAGAQAGAVSVDPKTGAVLALYGGTDYTKHFVDNAARRDYQAGSTFKAIALAAALDSGARTQSGQTIGPRTVYDGTSGRKVRGGTGTPYAAPNEGGKDYGQITLQQATDWSVNSVFTQLAQDTGLEKVRDTAVALGLPAGTPSLGAQPSLPLGVATPSVLDMAGVYATLDNGGRQITPWLVQSLEYEGRPMALPAPQVTQAISEQTANRVTAMLRGVVDDPGGTGFRAQALGRPAAGKTGTTDDQKSVWFVGYTPELVTAVALFGQDPATGAQVSLSGTGGTDGAAGGQYPAQIWTAYMKAALKGTQVTSFPVVAGQADGGSGRGAATTPSASASPSPTPSAPATESGAPTAGSGGAGPSDPSGQSSGASTGSGRPGGQGGGATTRPGGASGAPTGPAATTPAATPRPSRTPSTVPAQPSAPAPGPAQQGGAAANAAAGDGG from the coding sequence TTGCCACGTACCTCCCGGAGTGAGCGCAGCGCGCCGTCCAGCAAGAGCCCGTCCGGCCGCCGCCCCCGACGCACCGGCCCGCGGCGGCTGATCCCCACCTGGCGGGTCACGGTGGCCGGCCTGGTCGCCTCGCTGCTGCTGGGGATCGGCGGCTTCGTCCTCGCCGTCTCCCTGGTGCAGGTGCCCGACGCGCACGCGGCGGCGGTCGCGCAGAGCAACACCTGGCTCTACCAGGACGGCTCGGTGATCGCCCGGACCGGGCAGACCAACCGGCAGAACGTCGCCCTGGACAAGGTCTCCCCCGCCGCGCAGCACGCCGCGCTGGCCGCCGAGGACCGCGATTTCTACCACGAGGGCGCGGTCAACGTGCCCGGGCTGCTGCGGGCGGCGGTCAAGACGGCCAAGGGCGAGGGCACCCAGGGCGGCTCCACCATCACCCAGCAGTACGTGAAGAACACCTACCTCAGCCAGCAGCAGAGCGTCGGCCGCAAGGTGAAGGAACTGTTCATCGCCCTGAAGGTGGACGCCACCGAGACCAAGGACGACGTCCTCGCGGGCTACCTCAACACCTCGTACTACGGCCGCGGCGCCTACGGCATCCAGGCCGGCGCCCAGGCCTACTTCGGCGTCGACGCCGCCGCGCTGGACCCGGCGCAGGGCGCCTACCTCGCGACGCTGCTCAACGCCCCCAGCGCCTACGACGTCGCCACCGCGACGGCCACCGGCAAGCAGAACGCGATGAACCGCTGGAACTACGTGCTGGACGGGATGGTCAAGGAGAACTGGCTCTCCGCCGACGAGCGGGCCGCCGTGACCTTCCCCGAGGTCAAGGAGCCGCAGGCGGCCCCCGGGCTCTCCGGCCAGGCCGGGTACCTGGTGAACGCGGCCACCGACTACCTGGTCTCGCACCAGATCCTCAGCGAGGCCGCGCTGGCCAAGGGCGGCTACACGGTCAGACTGAGCATCGACCCGGCCCGCGAGCAGGACCTCTCGAACGCCGTGCAGAGCCAGCTCACCGCCAACCTGAAGCCCGAGTCCCGCCCCAAGGACGCAGGCGCCCAGGCGGGCGCCGTCTCGGTGGACCCGAAAACGGGCGCGGTGCTCGCCCTGTACGGCGGCACCGACTACACCAAGCACTTCGTCGACAACGCGGCCCGGCGCGACTACCAGGCCGGTTCGACCTTCAAGGCGATCGCGCTGGCCGCGGCCCTGGACAGCGGCGCACGGACGCAGTCCGGGCAGACCATCGGCCCGCGCACGGTCTACGACGGCACCAGCGGCCGCAAGGTCCGCGGCGGCACCGGAACGCCGTACGCGGCGCCCAACGAGGGCGGCAAGGACTACGGCCAGATCACCCTGCAGCAGGCCACCGACTGGTCCGTGAACAGCGTCTTCACCCAGCTCGCCCAGGACACCGGACTGGAGAAGGTCCGGGACACCGCGGTCGCGCTGGGTCTGCCCGCCGGCACCCCTAGCCTCGGCGCGCAGCCGTCCCTGCCGCTGGGCGTGGCCACGCCCAGCGTGCTGGACATGGCCGGCGTGTACGCCACGCTGGACAACGGCGGGCGTCAGATCACCCCGTGGCTGGTGCAGTCGCTGGAGTACGAGGGCCGGCCGATGGCGCTGCCCGCGCCGCAGGTCACCCAGGCGATCAGCGAGCAGACCGCGAACCGGGTCACCGCGATGCTGCGGGGCGTCGTCGACGACCCGGGCGGCACCGGGTTCCGGGCCCAGGCGCTCGGCCGCCCGGCGGCCGGCAAGACCGGGACCACCGACGACCAGAAGTCCGTCTGGTTCGTCGGCTACACCCCGGAGCTGGTGACCGCCGTCGCCCTGTTCGGCCAGGACCCGGCGACCGGCGCGCAGGTCAGCCTCAGCGGCACCGGCGGGACGGACGGCGCGGCCGGCGGGCAGTACCCCGCCCAGATCTGGACCGCCTACATGAAGGCCGCCCTCAAGGGGACGCAGGTGACGAGCTTCCCCGTCGTGGCGGGCCAGGCCGACGGCGGCTCCGGCCGCGGGGCCGCCACCACCCCCTCGGCGAGCGCCTCGCCCTCGCCGACCCCCTCGGCGCCGGCCACCGAGAGCGGCGCGCCGACCGCGGGCAGCGGCGGGGCGGGCCCCTCCGACCCCTCGGGGCAAAGCTCCGGGGCCTCCACCGGATCCGGCCGGCCGGGCGGTCAGGGCGGCGGCGCGACCACCCGCCCGGGCGGCGCCTCCGGTGCTCCCACCGGCCCGGCCGCCACCACCCCGGCCGCCACCCCGCGGCCGAGCCGGACGCCGTCCACCGTCCCGGCCCAGCCCTCGGCCCCGGCGCCCGGCCCGGCGCAGCAGGGCGGGGCGGCCGCCAACGCGGCGGCGGGCGACGGCGGTTAG
- a CDS encoding OsmC family protein produces the protein MATTRTARTAWEGNLLDGKGELTLASSGIGTYPVSWPARSEQANGKTSPEELIAAAHSACFSMALSHGLAGAGNPPTKLDTQADVTFQPGTGITGIHLTVTGEVPGLDEAGFVKAAEDAKANCPVSQALTGTTITLTAKLA, from the coding sequence GTGGCAACCACTCGCACCGCCCGCACCGCTTGGGAAGGCAACCTGCTCGACGGCAAGGGCGAGCTGACCCTCGCCTCGTCCGGCATCGGCACGTACCCCGTGTCCTGGCCGGCCCGTTCCGAGCAGGCGAACGGGAAGACCAGCCCGGAGGAGCTCATCGCGGCCGCGCACTCCGCGTGCTTCTCGATGGCGCTCTCGCACGGCCTGGCCGGCGCGGGCAACCCGCCCACCAAGCTCGACACCCAGGCCGACGTCACCTTCCAGCCGGGTACCGGCATCACCGGCATCCACCTCACCGTCACCGGTGAGGTACCGGGCCTGGACGAGGCCGGCTTCGTCAAGGCCGCCGAGGACGCCAAGGCGAACTGCCCGGTGAGCCAGGCCCTGACGGGGACCACCATCACCCTGACCGCCAAGCTGGCCTGA
- a CDS encoding EamA family transporter — translation MHSSQSLPRGASGRSLGLTLALVSACAFGGSGTAAKPLIEAGLSPLHVVWLRVTGAALVLLPLAYRHRAAVLRRPGLLLGFGLLAVAGVQACYFAAISRIPVGVALLIEYLGPPLLLAYVRFVQRRPVGRGAAIGAGVAVTGLACVVEVWNGLSFDALGVLFALGAACCQVGYFVLADAGSRGERPVDPIAVSAYGLLIGALVLTVVTRPWQADWGILGGDVRMNGHELPALLPAAWMVLVATVLAYLTGVIAVRHLSPPVAGVVANLEAVVATVLAWVLLGEHLGAPQLAGGLLVLAGAFAAQTGKADGGKGAEPTGEAGAAGAAVVTGAADGPPAEAADEATAGPVPADLTAGPAGPAGPGHAIGHEQGRKAVTP, via the coding sequence ATGCACAGCTCTCAGTCCCTCCCCCGCGGCGCGTCCGGCCGGTCCCTCGGCCTGACCCTCGCACTGGTCTCGGCCTGCGCCTTCGGCGGCTCCGGCACAGCGGCCAAACCCCTGATCGAGGCCGGACTCTCGCCGCTGCACGTGGTCTGGCTGCGGGTGACCGGAGCGGCCCTCGTGCTGCTCCCGCTGGCCTACCGGCACCGCGCCGCGGTGCTGCGCCGGCCCGGGCTGCTGCTCGGCTTCGGGCTGCTCGCCGTGGCCGGCGTGCAGGCCTGCTACTTCGCCGCGATCTCCCGGATCCCGGTCGGGGTCGCGCTGCTGATCGAGTACCTCGGGCCGCCGCTGCTGCTCGCCTACGTCAGGTTCGTCCAGCGCAGGCCGGTCGGCCGGGGCGCGGCGATCGGCGCCGGCGTCGCCGTCACCGGGCTGGCCTGCGTGGTCGAGGTCTGGAACGGGCTGAGCTTCGACGCCCTCGGCGTCCTCTTCGCGCTCGGCGCCGCCTGCTGCCAGGTCGGCTACTTCGTGCTGGCCGACGCGGGCAGCCGGGGCGAGCGCCCGGTCGACCCGATCGCGGTCAGCGCGTACGGGCTGCTGATCGGCGCGCTGGTGCTGACCGTCGTCACCCGGCCCTGGCAGGCCGACTGGGGCATCCTCGGCGGGGACGTGCGGATGAACGGGCACGAGCTGCCCGCGCTGCTGCCGGCCGCCTGGATGGTCCTGGTGGCGACCGTCCTGGCGTACCTGACCGGCGTCATCGCCGTCCGGCACCTCTCACCGCCGGTCGCCGGCGTGGTGGCCAACCTGGAGGCCGTGGTCGCCACCGTGCTGGCCTGGGTCCTGCTGGGCGAGCACCTCGGCGCCCCGCAGCTGGCCGGCGGCCTGCTGGTGCTGGCCGGGGCCTTCGCCGCGCAGACCGGGAAGGCGGACGGCGGCAAGGGGGCCGAACCGACCGGGGAGGCGGGCGCGGCGGGCGCGGCGGTCGTCACCGGGGCCGCGGACGGGCCCCCGGCCGAGGCGGCGGACGAGGCGACGGCCGGCCCGGTGCCGGCCGACCTCACGGCCGGCCCCGCCGGACCGGCCGGCCCCGGGCACGCGATCGGGCACGAGCAGGGCCGGAAGGCGGTCACGCCGTAG